The Drosophila mauritiana strain mau12 chromosome 2R, ASM438214v1, whole genome shotgun sequence genome has a segment encoding these proteins:
- the LOC117138001 gene encoding serine/threonine-protein kinase N isoform X2 yields the protein MSDSYYQGEYIKHPVLYELSHKYGFTENLPESCMSIRLEEIKEAIRREIRKELKIKEGAEKLREVAKDRRSLSDVAVLVKKSKSKLAELKSELQELESQILLTSANTAVNSNGQESITACIDPNGGFLVSGAVGGLGGGSTALDGGAPATANDKVLASLEKQLQIEMKVKTGAENMIQSLGIGCDKKLLAEAHQMLADSKAKIEFLRLRIIKVKQNREQADRLKASRQMIDEHGQTIGGNNSSQPQSLETTLEERIEELRHRLRIEAAVVDGAKNVIRTLQTANRAPDKKALQEAHGRLSESSRKLDLLRYSLDLRRQELPADSPAAQLLKTELQIVQLSTSPAPVTYTSLQSGQAGILGGKPYQSVSSLGRCASVTGKLEVRLLGCQDLLEDVPGRSRRDKDNNSSPGDLRSFVKGVTSRSSSKSYSVKDETSIEIMAVIKLDNITVGQTSWKQCSQQAWDQRFSIDLDRSRELEIGVYWRDWRSLCAVKVLRLEEFIDDVRHGMALQLEPQGLLFAEVKFLNPMISQKPKLRRQRMIFNRQQAKNISRAKQMNINVATWGRLLKRNAPNHVHMGSVGSGSSLTGSSPMVVGGSRDSESPISRTPSSDALVEPEPYTPGEQAQNLEFDPDAGINEHVETPGEYPDPAASGLSGMRPLSMHMQGISVLPPESPPVATGPAGRPNTLSLQMPGASKGQVIQGGRTAAPTTAPPPPPVLKSTSTTPILDQELQDALHEFDFLSDLDSRPTTLRRLLKEQKMALDAGALENLLLQQQQTEQQALQQRQRQEQLRLQQFQEAQRQAILDLCVKQREPAEQTSPTLANQTPSFPPLASNQIMPSLNARPSQSQSPNHNEFQLQPQPPHPAQKPTNPEPPSAVEQQLHRPVLILPPVVLLGGREEDRSVPPSPLVEYPEDDDEYLYRGSNENLGTRLHSSHSSSAGDRFCVEVIPQLGKLYVGSSQQQYAQQSSPIIQEPPTPTIYGNSAAAGAPQFPQPAQRQEKQPPQQQPIYANQYELNVAKAAAAASVYSPSSSTTSNSNQQQRRNVARGLQYRESGGLETGRAGKQPPNAGMLSMDNFRLLSVLGRGHFGKVILSQLRSNNQYYAIKALKKGDIIARDEVESLLSEKRIFEVANAMRHPFLVNLYSCFQTEQHVCFVMEYAAGGDLMMHIHTDVFLEPRAVFYAACVVLGLQYLHENKIIYRDLKLDNLLLDTEGYVKIADFGLCKEGMGFGDRTGTFCGTPEFLAPEVLTETSYTRAVDWWGLGVLIFEMLVGESPFPGDDEEEVFDSIVNDEVRYPRFLSLEAIAVMRRLLRKNPERRLGSSERDAEDVKKQAFFRSIVWDDLLLRKVKPPFVPTINHLEDVSNFDEEFTSEKAQLTPPKEPRHLTEEEQVLFQDFSYTAEWC from the exons AATCGATCACTGCCTGCATTGACCCCAATGGCGGCTTCTTGGTCAGCGGTGCAGTTGGTGGCTTGGGCGGCGGAAGCACGGCTCTGGACGGCGGCGCACCGGCCACTGCCAATGACAAAGTGCTTGCCTCGCTGGAGAAGCAGCTGCAGATTGAGATGAAGGTGAAGACCGGGGCGGAAAACATGATCCAGTCGCTGGGCATCGGATGCGACAAGAAGCTGCTGGCGGAAGCCCACCAGATGCTGGCCGACTCGAAGGCCAAGATTGAGTTTTTGCGCCTGCGCATCATCAAGGTGAAACAGAATCGCGAGCAGGCGGATCGCCTCAAGGCCTCGCGCCAGATGATCGACGAGCACGGCCAGACGATCGGCGGGAACAACAGCAGCCAGCCGCAGAGCCTGGAGACGACGCTGGAGGAGCGGATCGAGGAGCTCCGCCATCGACTGCGGATCGAGGCGGCCGTCGTCGATGGAGCCAAGAATGTTATACGCACGCTGCAGACGGCGAATAGGGCACCGGACAAGAAGGCTTTGCAGGAG GCCCATGGACGTTTGTCGGAATCGTCGCGAAAACTAGATCTCTTGCGCTACTCCTTGGATCTACGACGCCAGGAGCTGCCCGCTGATTCGCCCGCCGCCCAGCTATTAAAAACGGAGCTGCAGATCGTCCAGCTATCGACATCCCCAGCTCCGGTCACCTACACATCACTGCAATCCGGACAAGCGGGCATACTCGGCGGAAAGCCGTACCAGTCGGTGTCCTCGCTTGGACGCTGTGCCAGTGTCACCGGAAAACTGGAGGTTCGCTTGCTGGGCTGCCAAGATTTGCTGGAAGATGTGCCCGGTAGATCGAGGAGGGACAAGGACAACAACTCCAGTCCGGGGGATTTAAGAAGCTTCGTCAAGGGCGTCACCTCGCGCAGCAGTTCAAAGAGCTATTCGGTAAAGGATGAGACCTCCATTGAGATCATGGCGGTCATCAAGCTGGACAACATCACCGTGGGCCAGACATCGTGGAAGCAATGCTCGCAGCAGGCCTGGGATCAGCGCTTCTCCATCGATCTAGACCGGTCGCGCGAACTGGAGATCGGAGTTTACTGGCGCGACTGGCGATCCCTGTGCGCCGTAAAGGTGCTGCGCCTGGAAGAGTTCATTGACGATGTGCGACATGGCATGGCATTGCAGCTGGAGCCACAAGGTCTGCTATTTGCGGAGGTCAAGTTCTTGAACCCCATGATTTCACAGAAGCCAAAGCTGAGGCGCCAGCGTATGATCTTCAACAGGCAGCAGGCGAAGAACATATCGCGGGCCAAGCAGATGAACATCAATGTGGCCACATGGGGCCGCCTACTTAAGCGGAATGCTCCTAACCATGTGCACATGGGATCGGTAGGATCGGGATCTTCTCTAACCGGTAGCTCACCTATGGTGGTTGGTGGGTCTCGCGACTCTGAGTCGCCGATTTCGAGGACTCCCTCATCCGACGCACTGGTGGAACCGGAGCCCTACACGCCCGGAGAGCAGGCACAGAACTTGGAATTCGATCCTGATGCAGGAATTAATGAGCACGTGGAGACGCCAGGTGAATACCCGGATCCGGCGGCCAGTGGTCTGAGCGGAATGCGACCCCTGTCCATGCACATGCAGGGAATTAGTGTGCTGCCCCCGGAATCGCCACCCGTGGCCACCGGACCAGCTGGACGGCCCAATACGCTCAGCTTACAGATGCCGGGTGCCAGTAAAGGACAGGTGATTCAAGGCGGCCGGACTGCGGCACCTACAACGgcgccaccgccaccacctgTGCTCAAGTCGACATCCACCACTCCGATATTGGATCAGGAG CTGCAGGATGCCCTGCACGAATTCGATTTCCTGTCGGACCTGGACTCACGTCCCACCACGCTGCGTCGACTGCTGAAGGAGCAGAAGATGGCGCTGGATGCCGGCGCGCTGGAGAACCTgctgctgcaacagcagcagactGAGCAGCAGGCGCTGCAGCAGCGCCAGCGCCAGGAGCAGTTGCGTCTGCAGCAGTTCCAGGAGGCGCAGCGCCAGGCGATCCTGGACCTGTGCGTGAAACAGAGAGAGCCCGCGGAGCAGACATCACCCACCCTTGCCAACCAAACGCCGTCGTTCCCACCGCTTGCCAGCAATCAGATCATGCCAAGCTTAAATGCCCGCCccagccaaagccaaagcccaAACCACAACGAATTTCAgttgcagccgcagccaccaCATCCCGCCCAGAAACCGACGAATCCCGAACCACCGTCCGCTGTGGAACAGCAGCTGCACCGTCCGGTCCTAATCCTGCCGCCCGTGGTGCTCCTGGGTGGTCGGGAGGAGGACCGTTCGGTGCCACCATCGCCACTAGTCGAGTATCccgaggacgacgacgagtATCTGTACCGGGGCAGCAACGAAAACCTGGGCACCCGGCTGCACTCCAGCCACAGCTCCAGTGCCGGCGATCGTTTCTGTGTGGAG GTTATACCACAGTTGGGCAAGCTTTACGTGGGCAGTAGCCAGCAGCAGTATGCGCAGCAATCTTCGCCCATCATCCAGGAGCCACCTACTCCTACCATTTACGGAAACAGCGCCGCTGCCGGAGCGCCGCAGTTCCCGCAGCCCGCCCAAAGGCAAGAGAAGCAGCctccgcagcagcagcccatCTACGCTAACCAGTATGAGCTGAATGTGGCCAAAGCGGCAGCTGCAGCTTCTGTTTACTCACCCAGCTCCTCCACCACCAGCAACTCCAATCAACAGCAGCGCAGGAATGTGGCCCGTGGCCTGCAGTATCGTGAATCCGGAGGACTCGAGACTGGCCGGGCTGGAAAGCAGCCTCCCAATGCAGGCATGTTGTCAATGGACAACTTCCGTTTGCTAAGCGTTCTGGGACGCGGCCACTTTGGCAAGGTGATTCTGTCCCAATTGCGAAGCAACAACCAGTACTACGCTATTAAGGCGCTGAAGAAGGGAGACATCATCGCCCGCGACGAAGTGGAGTCCCTGCTTAGCGAAAAGCGCATCTTCGAGGTGGCCAACGCCATGCGTCATCCGTTCTTAGTTAACTTGTATTCGTGCTTCCAGACTGAG CAACACGTATGCTTTGTGATGGAATACGCTGCTGGCGGAGATTTGATGATGCACATCCACACGGACGTGTTCCTAGAGCCGAGAGCCGTTTTCTACGCCGCTTGTGTGGTTCTGGGCTTGCAGTACCTGCACGAGAACAAGATCATCTACCGGGACCTGAAGTTGGACAACTTGCTTTTGGACACGGAAGGATATGTGAAGATCGCGGACTTTGGTTTGTGCAAGGAGGGCATGGGCTTCGGTGATCGCACGGGCACTTTCTGTGGCACGCCCGAGTTTCTGGCACCGGAAGTGCTCACGGAAACTTCATACACACGAGCTGTGGATTGGTGGGGTTTGGGTGTATTGATCTTTGAGATGTTGGTTGGTGAG TCCCCATTCCCTGGTGACGATGAGGAGGAAGTATTCGATTCAATTGTCAACGATGAGGTGCGCTATCCGCGCTTCCTCTCGCTGGAGGCCATAGCCGTGATGCGTAGG CTTTTGCGTAAGAACCCAGAGAGACGTCTGGGATCCTCGGAACGGGATGCGGAGGATGTTAAGAAACAGGCATTCTTCCGGTCGATTGTGTGGGATGACCTGCTCCTGCGAAAGGTTAAACCACCATTCGTGCCGACAATT AACCACTTGGAGGATGTGTCAAACTTTGACGAGGAGTTCACGTCGGAGAAGGCTCAGTTAACGCCACCGAAGGAGCCGCGACACTTGACCGAGGAGGAGCAGGTGCTCTTCCAGGACTTTTCATACACGGCCGAATGGTGTTAG
- the LOC117138001 gene encoding serine/threonine-protein kinase N isoform X3, with product MALTMNMVFLKDLRSRLKGYLHGEYIKHPVLYELSHKYGFTENLPESCMSIRLEEIKEAIRREIRKELKIKEGAEKLREVAKDRRSLSDVAVLVKKSKSKLAELKSELQELESQILLTSANTAVNSNGQESITACIDPNGGFLVSGAVGGLGGGSTALDGGAPATANDKVLASLEKQLQIEMKVKTGAENMIQSLGIGCDKKLLAEAHQMLADSKAKIEFLRLRIIKVKQNREQADRLKASRQMIDEHGQTIGGNNSSQPQSLETTLEERIEELRHRLRIEAAVVDGAKNVIRTLQTANRAPDKKALQEAHGRLSESSRKLDLLRYSLDLRRQELPADSPAAQLLKTELQIVQLSTSPAPVTYTSLQSGQAGILGGKPYQSVSSLGRCASVTGKLEVRLLGCQDLLEDVPGRSRRDKDNNSSPGDLRSFVKGVTSRSSSKSYSVKDETSIEIMAVIKLDNITVGQTSWKQCSQQAWDQRFSIDLDRSRELEIGVYWRDWRSLCAVKVLRLEEFIDDVRHGMALQLEPQGLLFAEVKFLNPMISQKPKLRRQRMIFNRQQAKNISRAKQMNINVATWGRLLKRNAPNHVHMGSVGSGSSLTGSSPMVVGGSRDSESPISRTPSSDALVEPEPYTPGEQAQNLEFDPDAGINEHVETPGEYPDPAASGLSGMRPLSMHMQGISVLPPESPPVATGPAGRPNTLSLQMPGASKGQVIQGGRTAAPTTAPPPPPVLKSTSTTPILDQELQDALHEFDFLSDLDSRPTTLRRLLKEQKMALDAGALENLLLQQQQTEQQALQQRQRQEQLRLQQFQEAQRQAILDLCVKQREPAEQTSPTLANQTPSFPPLASNQIMPSLNARPSQSQSPNHNEFQLQPQPPHPAQKPTNPEPPSAVEQQLHRPVLILPPVVLLGGREEDRSVPPSPLVEYPEDDDEYLYRGSNENLGTRLHSSHSSSAGDRFCVEVIPQLGKLYVGSSQQQYAQQSSPIIQEPPTPTIYGNSAAAGAPQFPQPAQRQEKQPPQQQPIYANHNSNQQQRRNVARGLQYRESGGLETGRAGKQPPNAGMLSMDNFRLLSVLGRGHFGKVILSQLRSNNQYYAIKALKKGDIIARDEVESLLSEKRIFEVANAMRHPFLVNLYSCFQTEQHVCFVMEYAAGGDLMMHIHTDVFLEPRAVFYAACVVLGLQYLHENKIIYRDLKLDNLLLDTEGYVKIADFGLCKEGMGFGDRTGTFCGTPEFLAPEVLTETSYTRAVDWWGLGVLIFEMLVGESPFPGDDEEEVFDSIVNDEVRYPRFLSLEAIAVMRRLLRKNPERRLGSSERDAEDVKKQAFFRSIVWDDLLLRKVKPPFVPTINHLEDVSNFDEEFTSEKAQLTPPKEPRHLTEEEQVLFQDFSYTAEWC from the exons AATCGATCACTGCCTGCATTGACCCCAATGGCGGCTTCTTGGTCAGCGGTGCAGTTGGTGGCTTGGGCGGCGGAAGCACGGCTCTGGACGGCGGCGCACCGGCCACTGCCAATGACAAAGTGCTTGCCTCGCTGGAGAAGCAGCTGCAGATTGAGATGAAGGTGAAGACCGGGGCGGAAAACATGATCCAGTCGCTGGGCATCGGATGCGACAAGAAGCTGCTGGCGGAAGCCCACCAGATGCTGGCCGACTCGAAGGCCAAGATTGAGTTTTTGCGCCTGCGCATCATCAAGGTGAAACAGAATCGCGAGCAGGCGGATCGCCTCAAGGCCTCGCGCCAGATGATCGACGAGCACGGCCAGACGATCGGCGGGAACAACAGCAGCCAGCCGCAGAGCCTGGAGACGACGCTGGAGGAGCGGATCGAGGAGCTCCGCCATCGACTGCGGATCGAGGCGGCCGTCGTCGATGGAGCCAAGAATGTTATACGCACGCTGCAGACGGCGAATAGGGCACCGGACAAGAAGGCTTTGCAGGAG GCCCATGGACGTTTGTCGGAATCGTCGCGAAAACTAGATCTCTTGCGCTACTCCTTGGATCTACGACGCCAGGAGCTGCCCGCTGATTCGCCCGCCGCCCAGCTATTAAAAACGGAGCTGCAGATCGTCCAGCTATCGACATCCCCAGCTCCGGTCACCTACACATCACTGCAATCCGGACAAGCGGGCATACTCGGCGGAAAGCCGTACCAGTCGGTGTCCTCGCTTGGACGCTGTGCCAGTGTCACCGGAAAACTGGAGGTTCGCTTGCTGGGCTGCCAAGATTTGCTGGAAGATGTGCCCGGTAGATCGAGGAGGGACAAGGACAACAACTCCAGTCCGGGGGATTTAAGAAGCTTCGTCAAGGGCGTCACCTCGCGCAGCAGTTCAAAGAGCTATTCGGTAAAGGATGAGACCTCCATTGAGATCATGGCGGTCATCAAGCTGGACAACATCACCGTGGGCCAGACATCGTGGAAGCAATGCTCGCAGCAGGCCTGGGATCAGCGCTTCTCCATCGATCTAGACCGGTCGCGCGAACTGGAGATCGGAGTTTACTGGCGCGACTGGCGATCCCTGTGCGCCGTAAAGGTGCTGCGCCTGGAAGAGTTCATTGACGATGTGCGACATGGCATGGCATTGCAGCTGGAGCCACAAGGTCTGCTATTTGCGGAGGTCAAGTTCTTGAACCCCATGATTTCACAGAAGCCAAAGCTGAGGCGCCAGCGTATGATCTTCAACAGGCAGCAGGCGAAGAACATATCGCGGGCCAAGCAGATGAACATCAATGTGGCCACATGGGGCCGCCTACTTAAGCGGAATGCTCCTAACCATGTGCACATGGGATCGGTAGGATCGGGATCTTCTCTAACCGGTAGCTCACCTATGGTGGTTGGTGGGTCTCGCGACTCTGAGTCGCCGATTTCGAGGACTCCCTCATCCGACGCACTGGTGGAACCGGAGCCCTACACGCCCGGAGAGCAGGCACAGAACTTGGAATTCGATCCTGATGCAGGAATTAATGAGCACGTGGAGACGCCAGGTGAATACCCGGATCCGGCGGCCAGTGGTCTGAGCGGAATGCGACCCCTGTCCATGCACATGCAGGGAATTAGTGTGCTGCCCCCGGAATCGCCACCCGTGGCCACCGGACCAGCTGGACGGCCCAATACGCTCAGCTTACAGATGCCGGGTGCCAGTAAAGGACAGGTGATTCAAGGCGGCCGGACTGCGGCACCTACAACGgcgccaccgccaccacctgTGCTCAAGTCGACATCCACCACTCCGATATTGGATCAGGAG CTGCAGGATGCCCTGCACGAATTCGATTTCCTGTCGGACCTGGACTCACGTCCCACCACGCTGCGTCGACTGCTGAAGGAGCAGAAGATGGCGCTGGATGCCGGCGCGCTGGAGAACCTgctgctgcaacagcagcagactGAGCAGCAGGCGCTGCAGCAGCGCCAGCGCCAGGAGCAGTTGCGTCTGCAGCAGTTCCAGGAGGCGCAGCGCCAGGCGATCCTGGACCTGTGCGTGAAACAGAGAGAGCCCGCGGAGCAGACATCACCCACCCTTGCCAACCAAACGCCGTCGTTCCCACCGCTTGCCAGCAATCAGATCATGCCAAGCTTAAATGCCCGCCccagccaaagccaaagcccaAACCACAACGAATTTCAgttgcagccgcagccaccaCATCCCGCCCAGAAACCGACGAATCCCGAACCACCGTCCGCTGTGGAACAGCAGCTGCACCGTCCGGTCCTAATCCTGCCGCCCGTGGTGCTCCTGGGTGGTCGGGAGGAGGACCGTTCGGTGCCACCATCGCCACTAGTCGAGTATCccgaggacgacgacgagtATCTGTACCGGGGCAGCAACGAAAACCTGGGCACCCGGCTGCACTCCAGCCACAGCTCCAGTGCCGGCGATCGTTTCTGTGTGGAG GTTATACCACAGTTGGGCAAGCTTTACGTGGGCAGTAGCCAGCAGCAGTATGCGCAGCAATCTTCGCCCATCATCCAGGAGCCACCTACTCCTACCATTTACGGAAACAGCGCCGCTGCCGGAGCGCCGCAGTTCCCGCAGCCCGCCCAAAGGCAAGAGAAGCAGCctccgcagcagcagcccatCTACGCTAACCA CAACTCCAATCAACAGCAGCGCAGGAATGTGGCCCGTGGCCTGCAGTATCGTGAATCCGGAGGACTCGAGACTGGCCGGGCTGGAAAGCAGCCTCCCAATGCAGGCATGTTGTCAATGGACAACTTCCGTTTGCTAAGCGTTCTGGGACGCGGCCACTTTGGCAAGGTGATTCTGTCCCAATTGCGAAGCAACAACCAGTACTACGCTATTAAGGCGCTGAAGAAGGGAGACATCATCGCCCGCGACGAAGTGGAGTCCCTGCTTAGCGAAAAGCGCATCTTCGAGGTGGCCAACGCCATGCGTCATCCGTTCTTAGTTAACTTGTATTCGTGCTTCCAGACTGAG CAACACGTATGCTTTGTGATGGAATACGCTGCTGGCGGAGATTTGATGATGCACATCCACACGGACGTGTTCCTAGAGCCGAGAGCCGTTTTCTACGCCGCTTGTGTGGTTCTGGGCTTGCAGTACCTGCACGAGAACAAGATCATCTACCGGGACCTGAAGTTGGACAACTTGCTTTTGGACACGGAAGGATATGTGAAGATCGCGGACTTTGGTTTGTGCAAGGAGGGCATGGGCTTCGGTGATCGCACGGGCACTTTCTGTGGCACGCCCGAGTTTCTGGCACCGGAAGTGCTCACGGAAACTTCATACACACGAGCTGTGGATTGGTGGGGTTTGGGTGTATTGATCTTTGAGATGTTGGTTGGTGAG TCCCCATTCCCTGGTGACGATGAGGAGGAAGTATTCGATTCAATTGTCAACGATGAGGTGCGCTATCCGCGCTTCCTCTCGCTGGAGGCCATAGCCGTGATGCGTAGG CTTTTGCGTAAGAACCCAGAGAGACGTCTGGGATCCTCGGAACGGGATGCGGAGGATGTTAAGAAACAGGCATTCTTCCGGTCGATTGTGTGGGATGACCTGCTCCTGCGAAAGGTTAAACCACCATTCGTGCCGACAATT AACCACTTGGAGGATGTGTCAAACTTTGACGAGGAGTTCACGTCGGAGAAGGCTCAGTTAACGCCACCGAAGGAGCCGCGACACTTGACCGAGGAGGAGCAGGTGCTCTTCCAGGACTTTTCATACACGGCCGAATGGTGTTAG